The Streptomyces cyanogenus DNA segment CGCGCCCGCCTGAGGAGCCCGCCCGTGACGACGATCCCGATCTCCCCGAGCCCCGTTTCCCCGAGCCTCATCGCGACCCTTCCGGGCCACTACTACACCGACCCGGGGGTCTTCCGGCTGGAGCAGGAGAAGCTGTTCGAGTCGATGTGGTTCTGCGCCGTCCGCAGCGGCGATCTGGACAAGCCGGGCGCCTTCCGCACGGTCCAGGTGGGCCGCGAGAACGTCATCATCACGCGGACCCGCACCGGAGAGCTGCGCGCCTTCCTCAACGTGTGCCGGCACCGCGGGGCGCGGCTGTGCACCGAGGAGTCAGGCGAGGTGCGGCGCAGCCTCCAGTGCCCGTACCACGCATGGACGTACGACCTTGACGGCAAGTTGATCGCCGCACCCAACTTGATCAAGATGCCCGATGTCGACCGGGTCGAGTACGGGTTGATCAAGGTGGCGCTGCGCGAGTGGCTCGGCTACGCCTGGGTCTGCCTGGCCGACGAACCGCCCTCCTTCGAGGACACGGTGATGGACGCGGCCGTGGAACGGCTCGGCGACGCAGCCGCCATCGAGCACTACGGCACCGAGCGGCTGGCCCTGGGCAAGCGCATCACCTACGACGTGCGGGCCAACTGGAAGCTGATCGTCGAGAACTTCATGGAGTGCTACCACTGCGCGACGATCCACCCCGAACTCACCGAGGTGCTCCCGGAGTTCGCCGACGGCTACGCCGCCCAGTACTACGTCGGCCACGGCGCGGAGTTCGGTACGGAGATCAAGGGCTTCACGGTGGACGGCAGCGAGGGCTTCGCCAAGCTGCCGGAGGTGAGCGCCGACCAGGACCGCCGCTACTACGCGATCACCGTCAAGCCGACCGTGTTCGTCAACCTCGTCCCGGACCACGTGATCCTGCACCGCATGTTCCCGCTGGCCGAGGACCGCACGGTGGTGGAGTGCGACTGGCTGTACGCACCGGAGGTGGTGGCCTCGGGCGCGGACGTGTCGAAGTCCGTGGAGCTGTTCCACCGCGTCAACGTCCAGGACTTCGAGGCGTGCGAGCGCACCCAGCCGGCGATGTCCTCGCGCGCGTACCGCCGGGGCGGGGTGCTGGTCCCGAACGAGCACCACATCGGCCTCTTCCACACGTGGCTCCTGGACCGGCTGGGGGAAGCCCATGCCTGACCTGTTCATCGACGGCGAGTGGCGGGGCGCCCTGGACGAGCGCACCCGGGAGATCCGCTGTCCCGCCGACGGCTCCCTGGTGGGGGTCGTGGACGAGGCCGGCGGCAAGGACACCGTGGAGGCCGTCGCGGCAGCCCGGCGCGCCTTCGACACCGGCCCCTGGCCGCGTACGCCCGCCGAGGAGCGCGGCGACCTGCTGCTGCGGGTCGCGGACCTGCTCGCCCGGGACCAGGAGGCCCTGGCCCGCGCGGAGTCCCTGGACACGGGCAAGCGGCTGGTGGAGAGTGCGTACGACATCGACGATGTCGTCAACTGTTTCCGCTACTTCGGGCGGCTGGTGGCGAGCGAGACGGGCCGGGTGATCGACACCGGGCGGCCGGACGTGGACAGCCGGGTGGTGTACGAGCCGGCCGGCGTCTGCGCCCTGATCACGCCCTGGAACTACCCGCTGCTGCAGACCGCGTGGAAGGTCGCCCCCGCGCTCGCCGCCGGGAACACCTTCGTGCTGAAGCCCAGTGAACTGACCCCGCACACCGCGATCCACCTGGTCCGGCTGCTGGCGGAGGCGGGGCTGCCGCCGGGTGTGGCCAATCTGGTGCTGGGCGCCGGTCCGGAGGCGGGCGCCCCGCTCGCCGACCACCCGGACGTCGACCTGGTCTCCTTCACCGGCGGTCTGCAGACCGGCCGCCGGCTGATGGCGGCGGCGGCCGGCACGGTGAAGAAGGTGGCGCTCGAACTCGGCGGGAAGAACCCCAACATCGTCTTCGCGGACGCCGGCTTCGAGGCGGCGGTCGACATGGCGCTGACCGCCGTCTTCCTGCACTCGGGCCAGGTGTGCTCCGCCGGGGCCCGGCTGCTGGTCGAGGACGCGCTGCACGACCGGTTCGTGGACGAGGTGGTACGGCGGGCCGGGGAAATCCGGCTCGGCGGGCCGTTCGACGAGCGGGCGCAGACCGGACCGCTGATCTCGGCGGCGCACCGGGCCAAGGTCGAGGCGTACGTGGCGCGGGGGCTCACGGAGGGCGCGGTGCTGCGCTGCGGCGGGGCCCGCCCCTCCGGTCCCGGCTACGACGAGGGCTTCTACTACCTGCCGACCGTCCTGGACGAGTGTACGAGCGGCATGTCGGTCGTCCGGGAGGAGTCCTTCGGACCGGTGCTGACGGTGGAACGGTTCAGCTCCGAGGAGGAGGCCGTCCGGCTCGCCAACGACACCGTCTACGGCCTCGCCGGCGCCGTATGGACCGGCGACGAGGCGCGGGCCGCGCGGGTCGCGGGGCGGCTGCGGCTCGGCACGGTCTGGATCAACGACTACCACCCGTACGTGCCGCAGGCCGAGTGGGGTGGTTACAAGCAGTCCGGGTTCGGACGCGAACTCGGACCGGCGGGGCTCGCCGAGTACCGCGAGACGAAACACATCTGGCGCAACACGGCGCCGGCAGCGCAGGGCTGGTTCGACTGACAGCCAGAGGAGTCCTCTCATGACGACCACCGAGCAATCGCCAGGCCCCCACCACCAGGACGACGCCGAACTCGCCGAGTTCGGCTACAGACCCGAACTCAAGCGCACCCTCGGCAACTTCCACACCTTCGCCGCTGGGATCAGCTACATCTCGATCCTGACGGGCACCTTCCAGCTGTTCTACTTCGGCTACGGCAGCGGCGGTCCGGCCTACTGGTGGTCGTGGCCGATGGTGTTCGTCGGCCAGTTCATGGTGGCCCTGTGCTTCGCCGAACTGGCCGCCCGCTACCCGGTGGCCGGCTCGGTCTACAACTGGTCCAAGAAGATCGGCAATCCGCATCTCGGCTGGCTCGCCGGATGGATGATGCTGATCGCGTCCATCGTGTCCATCTCGGCGGTCGCGCTGGCCTACCAGCTGACGCTGCCGCAGATCTCGTCGGTGTTCCAGTTCGTGGGGGACGGCACGGGCAAGTACGACGTGGCGACCAACGCGGTCGTCCTCGCCGCCGTGTTGATCCTGTTCACCACGCTGGTCAATGCGTTCGGCGTCAAGCTGATGGCCACGATCAACACAGCGGGTGTATTCATCGAGTTGATCGCGACCGTTGTATTGATCATCCTGTTCGCCGTCCACATCACCCGTGGTCCTCAAGTCGTCATGCAGACGAACCACACGGGATCGGGCTACTCAACGGGTTACCTCGGCGCCTTCCTGGTGGCCTCGCTGGCCTCGGCGTACGTCATGTACGGATTCGACACCGCCGCCTCGCTCGGCGAGGAGTCCCTCGACCCGTCCCGGAACGCCCCGCGCGCGATCATCCGGGCGATCGTCGCCTCGTTCGTCCTGGGCGGTCTGGTCCTGTTGCTGGCGCTCATGAGCGTCTCCAGCCTCAAGGGCGACAAGCTGTCCACCGACGGCCTCCAGTACGTCGTGCTCGACGTGCTCGGCCCGACGGCCGGCAAGGCGATGCTGTGGTGCGTGCTGATCGCGGTCACGGTCTGCGCGCTGGCCGTGCACACGGCGGCGATCCGGCTGGCGTTCGCGATGGCCCGGGACAACAACCTGCCGGCGTCCTCACTGATGGCCCGGGTCAGCCCGCGCTTCCAGACCCCGGTGCTGCCGGCCGTGATCATCGGTGTGCTGGCGCTGGCGATCCTCGTGGTCAACATCCGCCAGCCGCAGATCTTCACCGTCGTCACCAGCATCGGCATTGTCATGATCTACCTCGCCTATCTGGGCGTCACCGGGCCGATGCTGGTGGCCCGGCTGCGCGGACGGTGGCAGCCCGCGGGCGAGGGCAGGTTCTCGCTGGGCCGCTGGGGACTGCTCGTCAACATCGTCGCGGTGGTGTGGGGCGCGGCCATGACGGTGAACCTGATCTGGCCGCGCGCCTCGGTCTACAACGCCTCGGCGCCGTACCACTGGTACCTGCGCTGGGGCGCCGTCCTCTTCGTCGCGGTCATCGCGGGCGGCGGCTTCGTCTACTACTGGTGCGTCCAGCGGCACCGCACCGGCGTGCTCGCCGAGCACCGCCTGGACACCGCCCCCGCCCCGGCCGCTCCCCTCGCCACTCCGACGGCCGAGTGATTCCGCCCCGATTCCGGCTGACCTGGAGGTCACATGAGCATCGATGAGTTCGACTACGTCGTGGTCGGCGGCGGCACCGCGGGCAACGTCGTGGCCGCCCGGCTCTCCGAGGACCCCTCGGTGACGGTGTGCGTGCTGGAGGCGGGCCCCAGCGACGTCGGCGACGACGACGTCCTCAGGCTGGAGCGGTGGATGGGGCTGCTGGAGTCCGGCTACGACTGGGACTACCCGGTCGAACCGCAGAACAGCGGCAACAGCTTCATGCGGCACGCGCGCGCGAAGGTGCTGGGCGGCTGTTCGTCGCACAACTCCTGTATCGCCTTCTGGGCGCCCGCGGAGGACCTGGACGACTGGGCAGCCCAGGGGTGTACGGGCTGGAGCGCGGCCGACCTGTTCCCGCTCTACCGGCGCCTGGAGAACAACGACGCGCCCGGCGACCACCACGGCCGCACCGGCCCGGTGAAGCTGCGCACGCTGAAGGGCGGGGACCCGTGCGGCGCCGCCCTGCTGGAGGCGTGTGCGCAG contains these protein-coding regions:
- a CDS encoding APC family permease; its protein translation is MTTTEQSPGPHHQDDAELAEFGYRPELKRTLGNFHTFAAGISYISILTGTFQLFYFGYGSGGPAYWWSWPMVFVGQFMVALCFAELAARYPVAGSVYNWSKKIGNPHLGWLAGWMMLIASIVSISAVALAYQLTLPQISSVFQFVGDGTGKYDVATNAVVLAAVLILFTTLVNAFGVKLMATINTAGVFIELIATVVLIILFAVHITRGPQVVMQTNHTGSGYSTGYLGAFLVASLASAYVMYGFDTAASLGEESLDPSRNAPRAIIRAIVASFVLGGLVLLLALMSVSSLKGDKLSTDGLQYVVLDVLGPTAGKAMLWCVLIAVTVCALAVHTAAIRLAFAMARDNNLPASSLMARVSPRFQTPVLPAVIIGVLALAILVVNIRQPQIFTVVTSIGIVMIYLAYLGVTGPMLVARLRGRWQPAGEGRFSLGRWGLLVNIVAVVWGAAMTVNLIWPRASVYNASAPYHWYLRWGAVLFVAVIAGGGFVYYWCVQRHRTGVLAEHRLDTAPAPAAPLATPTAE
- a CDS encoding aromatic ring-hydroxylating oxygenase subunit alpha; this translates as MTTIPISPSPVSPSLIATLPGHYYTDPGVFRLEQEKLFESMWFCAVRSGDLDKPGAFRTVQVGRENVIITRTRTGELRAFLNVCRHRGARLCTEESGEVRRSLQCPYHAWTYDLDGKLIAAPNLIKMPDVDRVEYGLIKVALREWLGYAWVCLADEPPSFEDTVMDAAVERLGDAAAIEHYGTERLALGKRITYDVRANWKLIVENFMECYHCATIHPELTEVLPEFADGYAAQYYVGHGAEFGTEIKGFTVDGSEGFAKLPEVSADQDRRYYAITVKPTVFVNLVPDHVILHRMFPLAEDRTVVECDWLYAPEVVASGADVSKSVELFHRVNVQDFEACERTQPAMSSRAYRRGGVLVPNEHHIGLFHTWLLDRLGEAHA
- a CDS encoding aldehyde dehydrogenase family protein, encoding MPDLFIDGEWRGALDERTREIRCPADGSLVGVVDEAGGKDTVEAVAAARRAFDTGPWPRTPAEERGDLLLRVADLLARDQEALARAESLDTGKRLVESAYDIDDVVNCFRYFGRLVASETGRVIDTGRPDVDSRVVYEPAGVCALITPWNYPLLQTAWKVAPALAAGNTFVLKPSELTPHTAIHLVRLLAEAGLPPGVANLVLGAGPEAGAPLADHPDVDLVSFTGGLQTGRRLMAAAAGTVKKVALELGGKNPNIVFADAGFEAAVDMALTAVFLHSGQVCSAGARLLVEDALHDRFVDEVVRRAGEIRLGGPFDERAQTGPLISAAHRAKVEAYVARGLTEGAVLRCGGARPSGPGYDEGFYYLPTVLDECTSGMSVVREESFGPVLTVERFSSEEEAVRLANDTVYGLAGAVWTGDEARAARVAGRLRLGTVWINDYHPYVPQAEWGGYKQSGFGRELGPAGLAEYRETKHIWRNTAPAAQGWFD